TCAAAACGAAAATTAATAAGCAAACGCAATACCATCTCTTCAAGAATCCTGATAAAAGTTCACAAGATAGTAGATGAAAGAGAGCGCAAAGACCCAGAGAAGCATTGGAAATTGATAAGCACTCACCAACAGGGACGGATATCTACCAGAAGGGTGATGCAACTCCACCTCTCTAGCCCTTTTACCGGAGGGAGAAACATCCATATTCGGCGACATATAGTCGTAATTGGACGGAATTCCAAAGCTAGAAAAGTACCCATCACTCCCAAGGCCAGAGTTACCAAGAAAATCAGCAGGAGAGCTGTTTTGCCTCTTAAAACCAGTGGGTTCAAACAAATTACCCGGCTCAACCGAAAtcgaagaagaagcaaaaggcACAGAATTTCTAGTTGAAGGAGTATTAGAAGCGAGTAACTGAGTCAAAGTCTGGTTAGGCTTCAATAGGTCTTCCTCTTCTTCGTCTTCAAGAAGTGCTTCTAACCAAGTGGCTGGAGCTGAACGAAAGCGGGCAAGCCCACCTCGATTCAGTTCACCACCGCCACCGTCTCCGCCGCTAGAGTTGCCGCTACCGGAAGGTGTCGGTTGCATCTGCTTCAGAGCGAAACAGTTGAGGAACACACAACTGAGCAGTTCGTTTAAAGCAAAGATATAGAAAATTTTTCCTTTTCTGTGTGTTTTCTCTTTGGCAAGAACGGTACAGACTAGATacttcttttttactttttttcttcattttataCACAGACAGACTGCAAGACCTGTGTACCTACACCCATCTGATTCTCATACGTAGACCGTCGATGAAAACAAGATAATCACATGATTAAAATAAAGGGT
This is a stretch of genomic DNA from Manihot esculenta cultivar AM560-2 chromosome 2, M.esculenta_v8, whole genome shotgun sequence. It encodes these proteins:
- the LOC110608733 gene encoding transcription factor bHLH81 isoform X2, whose translation is MQPTPSGSGNSSGGDGGGGELNRGGLARFRSAPATWLEALLEDEEEEDLLKPNQTLTQLLASNTPSTRNSVPFASSSISVEPGNLFEPTGFKRQNSSPADFLGNSGLGSDGYFSSFGIPSNYDYMSPNMDVSPSGKRAREVELHHPSGRYPSLLKGEQSGEVPSRASSLIEMEMDKLLEDSVPCRVRAKRGCATHPRSIAERVRRTRISDRIRKLQELVPNMDKQTNTADMLDEAVEYVKFLQRQIQELTEHQRKCTCIAKE
- the LOC110608733 gene encoding transcription factor bHLH81 isoform X1, whose translation is MQPTPSGSGNSSGGDGGGGELNRGGLARFRSAPATWLEALLEDEEEEDLLKPNQTLTQLLASNTPSTRNSVPFASSSISVEPGNLFEPTGFKRQNSSPADFLGNSGLGSDGYFSSFGIPSNYDYMSPNMDVSPSGKRAREVELHHPSGRYPSLLKGEQSGEVPSRASSLIEMEMDKLLEDSVPCRVRAKRGCATHPRSIAERVRRTRISDRIRKLQELVPNMDKQTNTADMLDEAVEYVKFLQRQIQKLVCEVGFVAFVIDSVN